CTTCGGCGCCTTCCTGCTGCCGATGTCGCAATCCTTCCTCTACGACATGAACAAGCCCTCGGAACAGATGCGGGCGATGACCATCTGGGGCATGGGCGTGATGATCGCGCCGGTCATCGGCCCGGCGCTGGGCGGGCTGCTGACCGAATATCTCAACTGGCGCTGGGTATTCTTCATCAATGTGCCGATCGGGGCGCTGGCCGCCATCGGCATCTTCGCGGTCATGCCGAAATTCCCCTCCACCCGCCGGACCTTCGATCATATCGGCTTCATCCTGATCGCCCTGGCACTGGGCGGGCTACAACTGGCGCTCGATCGCGGCACCCAGCAGGACTGGCTCGAATCATCGGAGATCATCATCGAACTGGGCATCAGCGCCGGCGCGTTCTGGATGCTGATCTTCCACCTGCGCCACCATCCCCACCCGCTCATCCCGATCCAGCTCTTCCAGAACCGGACCTTCGCCGGCGCGATGCTGTTGGCGCTGGTCGTGGCGCCGGTGGTGATAGCCGGCTCGGCGCTGCTTCCGCCGCTGATCCAGGTGCTGCTGGGCTACCCGGTCCTGGATTCCGGATTGCTCATGATGCCGCGTGGAATCGCCATGGCGATCAGCATGGTGATCGGCGGCAAGCTGATGCAGCATTTCGATGGACGGGTGGTGATCGGGCTGGGCCTGATGCTGATCATATGGTCGCTGTGGATACAGACGGGCTTCAGCCTCCAGATGGATTCCAGGCTGCTGATCTGGTCCGGGATCGTGCAAGGGGCCGGATCGGGCCTCGCCATCACCACCATCAATTTCGTATCGGTTTCCACGCTGCCCCCGGCGCTCAGGACCGATGGCGCCGCCTGCTACAGCCTGGTGCGCAGCCTCGGCTCGTCGCTGATGATCACGTTCATGACGTCGATGCTGGCGCGCAACATGCAGATCAACCATGCCGAGGTGGGCAGCGCGCTGCACGCCAGCAGCACCCCCTTCCTGATGCCGCAGATGCTGGGCGGCAGCCACTCAAGCGACCAGATCGCGGCCTTCGCCAATGCGGAGGTGACCCGCCAGGCGATGATGATCGCCTAT
The sequence above is drawn from the Rhizorhabdus dicambivorans genome and encodes:
- a CDS encoding DHA2 family efflux MFS transporter permease subunit, whose translation is MTEPTKDQAIVRLDPVPKALATALIMAATVLVVLDQTIANVALPHMQAALGATPDSISWVLTSYILATAIATPLTGWLAGRIGRNRLFGIAIAGFTMSSAICGLSVSLPMMVAARLTQGFFGAFLLPMSQSFLYDMNKPSEQMRAMTIWGMGVMIAPVIGPALGGLLTEYLNWRWVFFINVPIGALAAIGIFAVMPKFPSTRRTFDHIGFILIALALGGLQLALDRGTQQDWLESSEIIIELGISAGAFWMLIFHLRHHPHPLIPIQLFQNRTFAGAMLLALVVAPVVIAGSALLPPLIQVLLGYPVLDSGLLMMPRGIAMAISMVIGGKLMQHFDGRVVIGLGLMLIIWSLWIQTGFSLQMDSRLLIWSGIVQGAGSGLAITTINFVSVSTLPPALRTDGAACYSLVRSLGSSLMITFMTSMLARNMQINHAEVGSALHASSTPFLMPQMLGGSHSSDQIAAFANAEVTRQAMMIAYIDDFWLMMWLGVAAIPILFLLSPVRSRKGQPMEIME